The following coding sequences are from one Diprion similis isolate iyDipSimi1 chromosome 9, iyDipSimi1.1, whole genome shotgun sequence window:
- the LOC124410213 gene encoding uncharacterized protein LOC124410213: MLQDPPDAQPTVTRVTFYKKHGTKTTLKCPGNMNTDAPAVWQIGNKVVNPKLIAKQSKDRIYVNMKNHLVITELLFIDANIYSCWQNDELAGTIRLEVTEEVEGIKFDHHVFMFGAIIIITIFLYVFWKAFKGRKRITKH; the protein is encoded by the exons ATGCTTCAAGATCCTCCCGATGCACAGCCAACTGTAACGCGTGTTACGTTTTACAAAAAACATGGAACAAAGACAACGCTGAAGTGTCCTGG GAATATGAATACTGATGCTCCAGCAGTTTGGCAAATTGGGAATAAAGTGGTGAATCCGAAACTAATAGCAAAACAATCTAAAGACAGAATTTACGTAAATATGAAGAATCATTTGGTAATAACAGAACTGCTATTTATAGATGCAAATATCTACAG TTGTTGGCAAAACGACGAATTGGCTGGTACAATACGATTGGAAGTGACAGAAGAAGTTGAAGGAATAAAATTCGATCATCACGTATTCATGTTTGGggcaattataataattaccaTATTTCTTTACGTATTCTGGAAGGCCTTCAAAGGCCGGAAACGTATTACCAAGCATTAA
- the LOC124410208 gene encoding PCI domain-containing protein 2 encodes MDSYIIQLRRAWLNQDGDILADLLSLSHNHATNPQLGSDAAMTKAMEHLSAPFDDLVLHHIKVISSLSKDDPLTSYAHQSAAVQSLAKILQLQKDENWMLPVMNSMCLDLRRLAVKAETSKFSKNQKPSEVLEKCAECLMSCFRVCAADNRSSEDDTKRWGMLALVNQLLKVYFRINKLHLCRPLIRAIESSAFKDQFALAQQITYKFFVGRKAMFDSDYKAADEYLTYAFVRCHKESAKNKRLILTYLVPVKMLLGYMPKKSLLEKYNLLEFWELVEAVKRGNLRSLEEVMSKHEIFFISAGIYLIVEKLKLITYRNLFKKVYLVLNTHQIPVASLLTALEMHGVEDVDMDETECLVANLIFEGKIKGYISHQHKKLVISKQNPFPQLSSLNSN; translated from the exons ATGGATTCATACATTATACAG CTTCGGCGCGCTTGGTTGAATCAGGACGGTGACATTCTGGCT GACCTGCTGTCGCTTAGTCATAATCATGCGACAAATCCTCAACTTGGAAGCGATGCTGCAATGACAAAAGCAATGGAACATTTATCAGCACCTTTTGACGACCTGGTTTTACACCATATAAA GGTTATATCGTCGTTAAGTAAAGACGACCCATTAACGTCGTATGCTCATCAGAGCGCGGCTGTTCAGTCACTAGCGAAGATACTCCAGCTACAAAAAGACGAGAATTGGATGTTGCCAGTGATGAATTCCATGTGCTTAGATCTCAGGCGTCTAGCCGTTAAAGCTGAAACATCTAAGTTCAGCAAAAATCAAAAGCCCAGTGAGGTACTTGAAAAATGTGCCGAATGCCTGATGAGCTGCTTTCGAGTTTGTGCAGCTGACAACAGGAGCTCTGAAGACGATACAAAGAGATGGGGAATGCTCGCATTGGTTAATCAGCTATTGAAGGTCTATTTTCGCATAAACAAACTCCATTTATGCAGGCCTCTAATCAGGGCTATTGAATCGTCCGCCTTCAAGGATCAGTTTGCACTGGCGCAACAAATtacatacaaattttttgtcgGACGCAAAGCCATGTTTGATAGCGATTACAAAGCTG CGGATGAATATCTGACGTATGCTTTTGTCCGTTGCCACAAAGAATCAGCAAAGAACAAACGTCTAATTCTGACATATTTAGTTCCGGTCAAAATGCTGCTGGGTTATATgccaaaaaaatctttattagAAAAGTACAATCTATTGGAGTTTTGGGAGTTGGTTGAAGCTGTTAAACGAGGAAACCTACGCAGCTTGGAGGAAGTGATGAGCAAACACGAGATCTTCTTTATTAGCGCTGGGATTTACTTGATAGTTGAAAAGCTGAAGCTCATTACGTATAGAAACTTGTTCAAAAAGGTTTATCTCGTTTTAAATACCCATCAAATACCCGTAGCCAGTCTTTTGACTGCTCTTGAAATGCACGGTGTTGAGGATGTGGATATGGACGAAACAGAATGCCTTGTAGCTAACTTAATTTTCGAGGGTAAAATCAAGGGCTACATTTCTCATCAGCACAAAAAATTGGTCATCTCAAAACAAAATCCGTTCCCGCAATTGTCATCgttgaattcaaattga